GCCCGCAGGTGCGTGGCTCTGTTCACGAGTGGCCGGCACGCGCCAGCAGCGCGCTCGATACACTGCTCTCCGAAATCCAGTTTGCCAGCGACCAGCGCAGCCGAATGGATTCGCTGATCCGCTCTTATGCGGCGCAGGATAATAAAACCGGCCTTAACAACCGCCTTTTCTTTGATAATCAGCTCGCCACGCTGCTCGACGATTCAGAAAAAGTGGGGACGCACGGGGTGGTGATGATGATTCGCCTGCCCGATTTCGATCTCCTGCGCGACACCTGGGGACAGCTGGTCGCGGAAGAAAATCTCTTTACGCTGATCAACCTGCTCTCCACCTTTATTATGCGCTACCCGGGCGCGCTGGTGGGCCGCTATCGCCGCAGCGACGTGGCCGTGTTGTTGCCGCATCACACGCTGAAGGAGTCGGAAAGCATCGCCAGCCAGCTGCTGAAGGCTGTGGATGCCCTGCCGCAGAGCAAAATGCTCGACAGGGACGAAATGGTGCACAGG
The nucleotide sequence above comes from Oceanidesulfovibrio indonesiensis. Encoded proteins:
- a CDS encoding diguanylate cyclase domain-containing protein produces the protein PQVRGSVHEWPARASSALDTLLSEIQFASDQRSRMDSLIRSYAAQDNKTGLNNRLFFDNQLATLLDDSEKVGTHGVVMMIRLPDFDLLRDTWGQLVAEENLFTLINLLSTFIMRYPGALVGRYRRSDVAVLLPHHTLKESESIASQLLKAVDALPQSKMLDRDEMVHR